Sequence from the Chroogloeocystis siderophila 5.2 s.c.1 genome:
ACGTTCTAACTCAGAGGCGGCAACGGGTTCTAGTCCGCGTTGCACGGTTGCAAAATAGCTATTCACATTCTTGAAACTAAGATGGGCTTTTGCCCATCTTAGCAGCTACTCCTGCAGTTGTGTCATGAGCTTTTCTTTATCAAGTCTGCGCTTTCTGGCGTAAAGTTGAATCGTGACTGCCATTGCAACAATCATCGCTAAAATACCCCACGCTGTAATATCTGTAGGTAAATTGTTTTTGAATACCGCCAGTAACACAATTGCGACAAGAAACACTGTAGGTGCTTCATTCAAAGCACGTAGCTGTTGACTACTCCAACGACACTCATTTTTTGCTAATTGCTTCATTAAGCGACTGCAATAGTGATGGTAGCCAATCAATAGAACGACAAATAGCAGTTTAATATGTAGCCAACCTTGTTTGAGAACTTCCGGTTCCGTGCTGATTAACCCGATCGCCATTGCTACCGTTACCAGCATTCCTGGTGTAGTTATGATGTTATATAACCGTTTTTCCATCAACTGGTACTGATTTTTCAGAATTGTTTGTGCGGGTTCTGGTTGTTCATTCGCCTCAACGTGATAGATAAATAGGCGCACTAAGTAGAACAATCCGGCAAACCAAACAACAATACCGACAAGATGAAATGCTTTAAACCAGTAATAAGCCATATTCCTAAATCTTTGCTAAAATGTGGTCTTTTTGATTCGGGTACAAACACAAACTTTAAACCTGATAACTCCCTAAATTTTAGTTTTCTTTGAAACTCTTAATCTCACTCAACTCAAATCCTATTAACAATTATTCTTTAGAGATCTTGTTAAGAAAAATAAAAACTTCAGTAATTTTCTGTAAACTACGTATTGCTACTTGTAGAACAAATAACACCAGTCAGTGATAAAGTCTGCATTTTACGCCAGCGATCGCACTCCCTTTCACAATCCTTCATTAGTTAAAAATTACAACATTTTTATTAGAGATTGTTTTTTTATGCTTCATCATATTTCAATTGCAGTTGATCATCCACTTCATGTTGCTGACGTCTTAGCGCAAGTTTGTAACGGACAGTCACTTCCTTTTCCACCACATCCAGGGAGTTATATTGTACTTGCTGATGATGAGTATGGTACAGCAATTGAACTGTTTCCTACAGGAACTGAACTAATTCCTGGAGTTCAAGAAGCAGCATTTTCACACAATAGTTCATCTAGCCCCTTTACCGCCGTTCATGCAGCAATTTCAGTTCCGGTTAGTCGTGAAAAAATTGAAGACATTGGCGCACGCGAAGGTTGGTTAGTTAGACAGAACAATCGCGGTCCATTTCATGTGATTGAGTTCTGGGTAGAAAACAAACTAATGTTAGAATTTCTGCCGCCAGACCTCGCGTTAGAATACTTAAACTTCATGCAACCACAGAACTGGAGAGCATTTCTTGATAGTATAGTTCCCGCCGCCATCAAGTCGTAACTGCATCGACGTAGAGTTTCATGACAACATTAATTTTACTAAGTAGGTGGGCATAATTAAATGTCACACGTAACATTTGTCAGGTAATGGATAATAGAGACTCTTTCTAACTAATAGACCTCCTGCATGAATCACAGACGCCCTCCGACTAAAGTCAGGACTATCTAAGCAAAGTGTCCCTTCGGGCACTAAAACAAGATTTTTATGGCTAATTCCACTTCGGTGGACTTTTTTGTATTCAGCTGGCTAATTTATTCGCGATTCTCTTCACGTAGGAGGTTTATTCAATTTTACGCCGGTTTCCACGTACCATGAAACCCCATCGGAACTACGCTAGGTAATCTTAGGCGACAAATTGGAGGTTCAGTGAGGCGATCGCTCAATATCCAAACTTCACTACTATCAGTATTACCATCGTAGACAATTGTAACGATCCAACCTCGATTTGGATTTTCAGGATTCGGAGCATAAATTGGTTCGGTGGGGTAGCGGTTTTCACCACAATCGGCGATCGCTAATGTTTGAGTTTGATAGTCAAAACGCGCGATCGCCCCAAACATTTCTTTTCGAGGATCAATACCTGGGCGATGTACCGAAAGATAAATTTGCTGTGGTTCTTTTCCGACGGCGTGGGGAGGAATGACCGGAAATTCACAATGCCGATCTAAGATGTTTTCCATTGTTCTCACTTTGCCAAGTTGCGGATCGAGACATATTTTCCACAGCGCACTTTTCGCAACAGTATGCGTTTCTCCTGTGGCGACTTCTTTGAGATATTGATTTGTTTGAAAATCTTCATAGCGGACAACATCAACGATAATATGACCGCGATCATCTACGTAACCATTAGCAAAATGCCATTGATACCAAGCTTTAGTTTCACCGCGACAAACAAGCGCGAGATTGCGATCAAATACTAAAAACTCTGTACCAAGTTGCGGTTGCCATTCTAGCGAATCACTAAAGTTATTCAATCCGATGAGAATCGGTAAGGGATTGAGGCGCACCGGCGGGATAAAAAACACAAGATACTCACCTGCTAAGACGAAATCATGCACGAGGGAAACGCCTTTAAGGGCAAATGTTGCGTGTTTCAAAATCCTGCCTGTAGCATCGCTTTTATAAAGGTTCAGCGTTGCATTTAAGCCAGGAGTAACACCAAAGTTAAAGATCTCTCCTGTTTGAGCATCAATTTTGGGGTGAGCAGAATAGGGTAAGTTATTTTCTAATTTTCCTAAATCGTCGCATCCCCAGGTTTGTAGTGTTTTCAAATCAAGCGCATAAGGATTACCACCTTCCCATAGCGCCAACAGTTTATCAGGAAGTGCCAAAACAGATGTATTTGCGGCATTTTTGATTGGTTTGAACCATTGATTCCAGATTGGTCCTGGTGCCGTCATGCCATAGTTACCATAGAGGAATTGTCCTGCTGCGGCTTCCTCCTGATAACCTTGTGTTTGTACATAGCGATATAAGGCTGTAGCTTCAGTGTCAGTAAAATCGACTGCGAGAATCGCACCATCGCCATCAAACCAGTGTCCCACGTGCGTTGTACCGCGTTCGAGTCGTGCAGGACCGTTGCGATACAGCGTACCACGTAAATTCGCAGGAATTTTGCCTGCGAGGACGGGTAAAGTCGTCAGCGAAAATTCTTCGGCAGGTTGCGCGATCGCTTTTGCCCAAGTTTGCGTTGCTGGTTTACTTGTTGTGTGCATTCTTTAGCTTGTGTGCATACTGCGGTGACTTTCCCTAGGGTAGCAAGAATGCTCTTTCGCTCGTGGCTACTTGAGAATTACCTGTATAAATTTTGCATACCTTCTCCTCTCAGATATAAATTATGAAGATTTGACATCATGTTTCCAGGCTATATTTATTAATTTAGATAGTCTAAAACAATATAGTAATATCATTTCCGGTTAAGTAACCTTTCGTTGTGATTAGTTACTAGTTACTAGTCACCCTTCACCATTTTGATCATCACTAATCAACCAAATTTAATATAACTATGAATTCTAAAAATAGAGAAGTAGAAGAAAGCTTAATTATGTAAGTAAGAAATTGCGGTTAATATTGGAAGTAATTTGAAAAATGTTAAACAATAAAAATTGCCAATTAAGATTTAGTTTATGAATGCTTTGATCCAAGAAGTCAAATCAAGTTTATTACAATTATTAGGGAATACGATTGAAGCAATTCCAGCATTTGCAGCAGCAATTATTATCCTTTTCCTGACGCGTTATGCAGCCAATGTCACACGGAGAATGACTCATGTAGCGACAAAGCGAGTAGTTAAAAGTCAATCGCTGCGATCGCTTCTTGTACAAATTACTCATGTTGCAACTTGGGTAGCGGGTGTTCTCCTTGCGTGTGTCATTGCGTTTCCCGATTTGCGCTTGGGAGACATTATTGGTTTACTTGGTTTAGGTTCAGTCGCATTTGGTTTTGCTTTTCAAGACATCTTCAAAAATTTTCTGGCAGGGGTATTGCTACTCTTAAATGAGCCTTTTAGATTAGGCGATCAAATAATAGTTAATGGTTCAGAAGGAACCGTAGAAGATATTACGATTCGCTCGACTCAAATTAGAACTTATCAAGGAGAACGCGTACTTATTCCCAATGCGATCGTGTTTACAAGTTCGGTGCAGGTACTTACGGCAATGCCACATCGTCGCACTGATTTAGAGTTAGGTGTTGACTATAACACTGATTTAGCAAGTGCGATTGATTTGTTGCTTGAAACTGTTAAACAAGTCAAAGGTGTTTTGCCAAGTCCATCACCTGAAGTTGATGCAGTTGCCTTTGGTGATAGTGCGATTGAGTTAGTAGTGCGTTACTGGAGTGCGCCGCAAAAAATTCAAGTACGCCAAACGAGAACGCGGGTGATTATTGCGCTAAAGCAAGCGTGCGATCAAGCAGGAATTAATATTCCTTATCCAATTCGGATGCTTTACTATTACAACCAAGAGCAATTTAATGACCACTATCCGGTTGAAGATCGCGCTGATTCTCATATCGATTAGTGTTATTTCAGCAGCGTTATAGAGCAAAGCGTCCAGACGCTACGCGGTACTCTGAAAATATGCAGAAGGATTTCGTCTATCTAGCTAAAATAAGATATTTTTCTAACGTTTGTAGTTTATCAATATGGTATCTCCTTACTTGTGGAATAAAAACACCTGAACAGGTGTGCGTTCAGCTTCAGCTAAGGAGCAACTAGGGATTGAACATGGCGATCGCTCTGTTGCAGTGCAATGAGCTTTGACACATTTGGGTGCAGAAGAATCCTTAGGACAAGCAGCTAAGAGATTTGAGGAACACCATAGCTGGGCGATTGATAGAGCTACTGTGTGCCGAGAAGTAGAGAAAATAGCGCTAAAAGCACAAAAATACATAGAAATTCGGCGTTTAAAGCCAGGCTAAGATCGTCAAAGCCTCTCATTACTAGACCAAATACGTTAAAATCTTTTTATTTACAGCAAAGAAAATAAACAAGACGATTGTATTCTGGATTTACAAAATCGCCTTCTTGATTGTAAACACCAACTATTTTAAATCCTACACTATTTAAACTAAACTCAATTTCGGCTCTTGAATAGCTTTTTAATCTCTGGCGCACAGTGGAATGTTGAGAGTGTTAACCAAATTCTTTCTGATTGTAGCCAAAAGCTAAAGTGATAAAATCCTCTATCTAGTAAAAGATTAGAATTTTCATGGCACCAAATCTCTACAGGTAATTGGGTGACTAAATCTATGACAGTTCCCCTCTTTCCTGCTAATTGTGCTTGAGCAACCTCTTCGAAGCTATCAAGCTTGCAAAACACTGCTCCTAAAACCGAACACTCTGCTATCCAAATCTTCTCAAACTTTGATCTAGCAAATTGAATACTTTCAGGTATAGTTCGACTATTTCTGTAATACCAAGCTGCTTTTAAATGTAGTGCCAAATTCTTAAAGACTTTCTCAAATAATTCGGCAGAAAATGTTAGCAACCGTTGAGACATTTCTAGTTGACTAGCACTCCACGGACTACACCGCAAAAAACCTTCCCTGGCCAACATCCTTGTTCATTCCGTCACTCCTGCCACAGCAAGGTAGCACCGCAGCTACCATCAACGGTAGGTTGAGAATTCTGTCTCTTCACCCCAGTTGCCGATAGTATTTTTGTCTTGTGAGCGCTGGTGTAAATATAGCTTCCAGTTGCGAGGCAATTGCTTCATCTTCTACCACTGGGCGATGTTTCTTTTTGGCATAGTCACGGTTGCTCCGGCTCACGACGTCATCCCTCTATAGCTTAACTGCTATGAGTTTTACATTAACCAATCCTGACTTTTAATAATTGTTTGGCAACCTTAACTTGAATTTGTGGCTAATGGCTTTGACCTGTCTCAATCTCGCCTACGAGAAGCCTAACGGCTGACGTCACTGGTCATGCTCCTCGACACACCCCATCTGATTGCCGTCGTGGAGACACTGTTAGTTCAGGTGGGTGTTGAACGACAAATAATACCAATTCTCCAAAGTAAGGCGACAGATGAGATAAGATTTGTAGCGTGTTCAAGGGTAGGATATGGCAGGGGTGTACAAACTAGAGATTGAAGAGAGCGAGGAAGACTTCAAACAACTGCTGAGAGGGCAAAAAACAGCATCGGCTAAAGAGCGAATTCAACTGTTGTACCTGCTCAAAACCAAGCAAGCCGAGACGGTGCAAGCTGCTGCTCTTCTTCTAGGACGGCACCGGGGGACCTTGCAAGAATGGTTGCGCTCTTACCGGGAAGGCGGCATCGACGGGTTGCTTAAACGCAAAGCGCGTTCGGGTCGTCCCCGTGCGATTCCTGACTGGGCAGAGGACTCTTTGCTCAAACGATTACAGCAACGGCAAGGATTTGATGGGTACAAAGCGATTTGTGATTGGTTGGAGAACGCTTTGGGGCTCGCAGCGAAGTACAAAACCGTGCACAAACTGGTGCATTACCGATTGCAGGCATCGCCTAAAGTGCCACGACCTGTAAGTGGAAAGCAGTCTCTTCAGCAGAAGGAAGCATATAAAAAAACTTGAGTGCGAACTTAACCATGCTGGTATAGGTAGCAGTGAGTGTTTTGAGTTGGAGTGGCAAGGTACGATTCTTCTGTGGTGATGAAACTCGACTGCGGTTGAAAACGCTGGGAGGACGTAAAATTACAGCCAAACGAGTCAAGCCCATGAAAGAGGTGCAATGGCAATTCCAGGCAACCTATCTCTACGGTATTGTTGAACCCAAAACAGGAGAGCACTTCTTCTTTGAGTTTTCTCACTTAAATACCAGTTGCTTTCAAGCGTTTCTGAATCTAGTGTCCCAGCAGTTCAAGGATGAGTTGTTGATCATCCAGTTGGACAATGGTAGTTTTCACAAAGCCAAGCGCTTACAGGTTCCAAGCAATATCATTCTGCTATTTCAACCGCCTCATTGTCCTGAGCTAAACCCGATTGAGCAAGTGTGGCAATATCTCAAGCGGCGATTGCGTTGGAGCTTACCCACCACACTTGACGAGTTGCGTCAGCAGTTGAGAGAACGACTGGAAGCACTTACTCCTCAAGTCGTTGCATCGATTACCGCACGCCACTCCATCTTGGATGCTTTATCTGTCGCCGGAATTTAGAGAATTGGTATTAATAGACCGAGTGACGACAATTAACTTGACTGGCTCACCTGGTTGAGGGAAAAAGATTTACCCAAAGCAATAGACACCTAAATGAAAGACACTAGGCAACGTCAATTATAGCAGTCGCCAAGACAATTAGGACATAGACTCAGAGGTATCCACCACTCTAGAAACCTGAGTGCGTTTATGGCAAGAGCCTACAGTTATGACTTGCGACAAAAGGTGCTCAACGCCATCCAATTAGACGGCATGAAGAAGAGCGAGCCGCCCAAGTGTGTCAACTGAGTCGCAACACGATCAATCTGTGGCTGAAGCGACAGGAAGAAACTGGAGATGATCACGCAAAGACGACTCGTCCGCATCAAACGAACCGCAAAATCACCGATTGGGACAAGTTTGCCTCCTTGGCCAAGCAGCATGGGGGCAAAACCCAAGAGCAAATGGCGCAGTTGTGGGAAGAGTAGATTAGTGTTCGCACGATTTCCAGGGCGTTACAGAAGCTGGGTTGGAGTCGAAAAAAAGACGTATGGCTATCGAGAACGGGATGAGCACAAACGAGCGGCGTTCCTCGAACAACTAGCCAAGATTCGCTTCTCAGATCGGGTCTACATCGATGAATCAGGAATGGATGAACGGGAAGATTACGGATACGGCTGGTGTGAACCGGGAGTGCGATTTGAAGCGCTCAAGTCGGGGCGACGTCGGGGACGAGTCAACATGATCGCTGCTGACTGTGAACACCAGTTGAATGCTGCCTTTACCGTGGACGGCTCTTGTCATCGAGTCGTATTTGAAACCTGGCTAGAAAATTGTTTACTGCCCACACTACAGCCGGGCAAGGTGTTGATTTTGGATAACGCCACGTTTCATCATGGGGGACCGATTGCGCAACTGGTTGAGGCTGCCGGGTGTCGGTTGTTGTATCTACCTGCTTATTCGCCAGATTTCAATCGGATTGAAAAGTGTTGGGCTTGGCTGAAAAGTCGTATTCGCAAGATTTTATCCAACTTTGAGTCTTTACGCCAAGCAATGGAATCAGTTCTGAAAGATGCTGTGTCCTAATAGTCCTGTCCATAGCTACATGATTCTAGTTTTTTTGATTTCAGCCGCAGCTTGTTTTTGATTGTATAGCTCTTGTACTTTAGCAATCAATTGCTGTAACTACTCATGCTTTAGACCAAACAAAAAGGAAACCGAACCCGTCCAAAGACAGCGCGCAGAGTATTGGCAAATGATTCAAGGCATCCTGGCTAAGGACATGATTTTTATCGATGAATCTGGGATTAACTTGGCTATGACTCGTCTGTTTGCCAGAACCCCAAAGGGAGAATGAACCCACGACAAACGACCCACTCAACGGGGACAGAATGTTTCTTGAATCGGGGCGATCGGGCTTGATGGTGTGATTACACAGATCGCCTTATTGGAGGCAACCGACGGTCTCGTCTTTGAAGCTTTTATTGCTCAAAAGTTAGTTTCTCAACTTTGGCAAGGAGCCTGTGTAATTATGGATAACTGTTCTATCCATCTAGGTGAAGAGATTGAGACTCTAATCACAGCTGCTGGTGCCAGATTAATTTATTTACCGCCCTACTCGCCTGACTTTTCTCCAATTGAGAGCTGTTGGTCGAAGATCAAAAACATACTGCGTCTTCTTGGCGCTAGAACCTATTCGAATTTAGCAAAAGCTATTGAAGTAGCTTTTAACAATGTGTCGCTAGAAGATCTCCGAGGTTGGTTTACTTATTTCTGCTATTGTACCTCACTACACTAAGAAACGCTATATTTGGTTACATGATGTGGTCTTTGGTCTATTCATCAATCGCTATGAATTTGGTTTAGACATCTAAACTTGCTCCACAAGTCTAGAACATAACCTTCAGGTGTTCTCTCTCAGGGGTACCGACCATATGCTCATCCTGTCTCACGATTTGTTCTAAACCCGAAAAATTATGATGAGATTTTTCCCAACTTAAGACATAGAGCAGTTGGTAAAAAAATCGCTAAAACTAACTTAATTGAACTAGCCGACAATCTCCTGCTTTTTAAAAACAGGAGAGGACGCGACGTTTCAGTTACATTATACGTCAAAGAGTTTCACCCCTGGCTAGAAAAACTCTGTCTTTCTCTAAAAAGTTAAAAAACCACATTGGCGCTACCTGGTATTTTATCCATCATTACAATGAACTATGCGCGTATTTAAAGCTATCATTCGTTACTCTATCCTTACTTGCTCATGACCACCAAATTATTGTTTATAGTTAATAGTTGCTGATAGTAATGATGAAGATTTTGACAAGCTTGCTCAAATGAGAACTGCTGGACATCTTGCAAAGCACGGTGAATAATCTCTAGATTATTAGTTGATAGTGCTTGGTAAATCCCATGGGCTAATCCTTCAACATCATCAGGTGGAACAAGATAGCCATTGATCCCATCAAGTAAGTATTCAGAGACAGCACCGCTATTGACAGTAACGACTGGAATTCCAGAAGCCATAGCTTCTACGATAGTCCGCCCGAAAGTTTCATAAGGAGAAGGGCTGCAAAAGACATCACAAGAAGCCAGTAAATTAGCCTTGGTTTTTCCTAGAAGAAAACCAGTGAAATGGATATCAGGAACTGGTGCAGCAAGACGTTGCAATTGGTTAACAACATTGAGTGGACCATCTCCAGCAATGATCAAAGAACAATTGGGTTGCTGGGACTTTAATTTAGCAAATGCTTCAATGAGCAAATCAACACGTTTTTCAAAGCCAAGACGCCCTAAGAAGAGTAAAACCTTGTGATCCTGTTCGTGCTCGCTAAGCCAAGGTGTTAACCATTGGCGGTTGCGACGATTGGGACTATAGGCGGAAATATCAATAGCATACGGCATTGTATGGACATTAGAAATTCCCATATCTTGACAGCTTTTGCTAGCGGCTTGACTAAAGCATATTGTTGTGTCAAAGGGGCGATACAAGTGCTTTGTTAAGTTGGAAGTACGAACAAAACCTCGCAACCACTGCCAGCCAGGATAAGCAGCTGAAAAATTGTAAACATCCGTATGGTATTCGGCGAGGTAAGGAATCTGATGCTGTTTGGCGTAGTGCCTGCCAGGTAGTTGCCAAGTGCTTAACAAGAAAAAGCGTTCTACGTCCGTCATAGTAATCAGGTTAGGCTTATAAAAGGCAAGCTTTTCGTTGATTTGACGCGCAACCGGAAACCTGGGTACATGAGTTAGGTGATAAGGAGGCCAAGGCTTTGAGGGATAACGTTCAATAATCAATTTCTCATCTAAATCCGATAGTGCCAGTGAGGAATTTAGTTCTTTATGTTGCCAATCGGGTGCAAATACAATCACACGATACATCCCTTGCTTTGCCAACCATTGGACACGCTCCCAGTTTGAGTGAGAAGTACCACTAATTTCTGGAGGAAAGGCTGTAACAAGAAAAGCGAGGGTATGGATTTTATCAGAACTCATTAATTTTAGCCTTGATAAATATGTTAAGTAATTAAGGTAAACAAGAGTTGGCGATTAGACAGGTTACCATGTCTTTAACTGCGGAACATTCAGAAAACCACTACGAATAAAGTACGAAAAATAAGTATCCAGCAATTTAGAATCTAGAGGATGACAAACAATGGAAGTACCTGTAAGTGCAGAGAGTGTCTCTTGGCAGCTAATGCGGGGTCTTCTATCTTGCTGATTCAACTCGATGTAAGTTCGCTGCTCTTTTGACCATTTTTGACAAAAGAACGGCAGGAGAGGGTAAAGAGGATTTTTCCTATCATTACTTAGCTTTACTTGCCAAGCCTCATAAGAAATTGGGTCAATTGGATAGCCCCAAGCGCAGATAATATCAACGAGCTTGCTCCAATGCAAAGGATGGGGATTTTGGAGGTGAAAAGCTTTTCCTAGCGACTCTTTTTGCCTTGATAAGTGGACAATTGCTCGGCTATTGTAGTCAACAGTAGAGAGATCTAACATAAGGTCTAGATCTGTCATAATACTCCCCATCTGGATACAGCCTTTAATCATTCGACAGAGAAAACCATTTGTGTTCCAAACACCAGTTTGGCTATGACCAGACACTAACGGTAGCCTATATACACAAACCGGAAGCCCTCGGTCGCGCGCAATTAGAACTAACCTCTCAGATACCCATTTACTCTGAGAGTAGCCTAGATAGATTCCCTCACTTTGATCAATCGGATCTGATTCTGTTAGTAGTTTTCCGTGATATGCAGATGATTCAAAAACAGCAACACTAGATATATGATGGACTGGCTTAACTTTGACTAAAGTTGCTAATCTTAGGATTTCTTGAGTTCCTAAAACATTAATAGACTTAAATTTGGAGTAAGGATAAACATAATTCAGCAAAGCTCCATTGTGATAAATAGTATCAACTTCGCTGGCTATCTTTTGAAACTGTTCATTAGTAAGACCCAATTGGGGTTGAGACAAATCACCTAAGATTGGAATAATTCTGGATCTGAAATGCTCGTTCCAGAGACCATATGATTCCAGGTTCTGTTGCAGCCTGATCTTTGCTGACTGAATATCGGGTGAGCGAACCAAACAATATATCTCAGCTTGAGTCTGCTCAAGGAGTTCTTGAAGTAAAAAGGCTCCTAGAAAACCAGTTGCACCAGTCAAAAGAATAACAGATGGTTCGATAACTAACTCATTGCATGTAGTGTTAGGGTAGATCGCTGAGTCTAGGACAGCTTCAGCATCTAGATCCACAGCATTCACAGCAACATCTACCTGAGAACTTCCTGTAATTAGTTGGTTAATCAATTGGGCTGCGATGTTGGCAATACTACTATCTTCTATCAACGCTCTCACTGGCAAATCTACGTGTAGTTCAGCCCGAATCAAGCCGATCAGTTCAACAGTCATTAATGAGTCGAGTCCCAAGTCATGGAGAGACTGCTGTATATCTAGCTGAGAGATAGGAAGCCCTAGCACCTGAACAACTTTACTTTGAAGGTAAGCAATCACAAGCTCTTGGCAATTACTTGCAGGGGCGTCGTGCAATCTTTGTAAAAGCTCGTGTTGTGCCGGCACTCGTTCGGCTACTTCCTGTGGCTCTGTTTTGCCAACTAATTCCGAGAGCAATGGCTGTTGTTTACCTGAACTTAACTGCTGCGCAAACACCGACCATTTGAAGGGCAAGACACCAATTTGCACTAAGTTCTGTCCTAGTACTTGCTCTAGCACCTGCAATCCTTGCTCTGGAGCAAGAGTACTTATTCCCTGGCTAGCCAAGCGAGCCAGCAGGCTGCTACTCAGACCAGCCGCCATTCCGGTACTGTTCCAAGGTCCCCAGTTGATGCTTAATCCTGGTAGTCCTAGTGAAAGGCGATAATGAGCTAGGACATCCATAAAAGCATTGGCTGCTGCATAATTCCCTTGACCAGGTGAGCC
This genomic interval carries:
- the hemJ gene encoding protoporphyrinogen oxidase HemJ; protein product: MAYYWFKAFHLVGIVVWFAGLFYLVRLFIYHVEANEQPEPAQTILKNQYQLMEKRLYNIITTPGMLVTVAMAIGLISTEPEVLKQGWLHIKLLFVVLLIGYHHYCSRLMKQLAKNECRWSSQQLRALNEAPTVFLVAIVLLAVFKNNLPTDITAWGILAMIVAMAVTIQLYARKRRLDKEKLMTQLQE
- a CDS encoding IS630 family transposase; this translates as MSVLSWSGKVRFFCGDETRLRLKTLGGRKITAKRVKPMKEVQWQFQATYLYGIVEPKTGEHFFFEFSHLNTSCFQAFLNLVSQQFKDELLIIQLDNGSFHKAKRLQVPSNIILLFQPPHCPELNPIEQVWQYLKRRLRWSLPTTLDELRQQLRERLEALTPQVVASITARHSILDALSVAGI
- a CDS encoding transposase encodes the protein MITQIALLEATDGLVFEAFIAQKLVSQLWQGACVIMDNCSIHLGEEIETLITAAGARLIYLPPYSPDFSPIESCWSKIKNILRLLGARTYSNLAKAIEVAFNNVSLEDLRGWFTYFCYCTSLH
- a CDS encoding glycosyltransferase — its product is MSSDKIHTLAFLVTAFPPEISGTSHSNWERVQWLAKQGMYRVIVFAPDWQHKELNSSLALSDLDEKLIIERYPSKPWPPYHLTHVPRFPVARQINEKLAFYKPNLITMTDVERFFLLSTWQLPGRHYAKQHQIPYLAEYHTDVYNFSAAYPGWQWLRGFVRTSNLTKHLYRPFDTTICFSQAASKSCQDMGISNVHTMPYAIDISAYSPNRRNRQWLTPWLSEHEQDHKVLLFLGRLGFEKRVDLLIEAFAKLKSQQPNCSLIIAGDGPLNVVNQLQRLAAPVPDIHFTGFLLGKTKANLLASCDVFCSPSPYETFGRTIVEAMASGIPVVTVNSGAVSEYLLDGINGYLVPPDDVEGLAHGIYQALSTNNLEIIHRALQDVQQFSFEQACQNLHHYYQQLLTINNNLVVMSK
- a CDS encoding carotenoid oxygenase family protein, which gives rise to MHTTSKPATQTWAKAIAQPAEEFSLTTLPVLAGKIPANLRGTLYRNGPARLERGTTHVGHWFDGDGAILAVDFTDTEATALYRYVQTQGYQEEAAAGQFLYGNYGMTAPGPIWNQWFKPIKNAANTSVLALPDKLLALWEGGNPYALDLKTLQTWGCDDLGKLENNLPYSAHPKIDAQTGEIFNFGVTPGLNATLNLYKSDATGRILKHATFALKGVSLVHDFVLAGEYLVFFIPPVRLNPLPILIGLNNFSDSLEWQPQLGTEFLVFDRNLALVCRGETKAWYQWHFANGYVDDRGHIIVDVVRYEDFQTNQYLKEVATGETHTVAKSALWKICLDPQLGKVRTMENILDRHCEFPVIPPHAVGKEPQQIYLSVHRPGIDPRKEMFGAIARFDYQTQTLAIADCGENRYPTEPIYAPNPENPNRGWIVTIVYDGNTDSSEVWILSDRLTEPPICRLRLPSVVPMGFHGTWKPA
- a CDS encoding mechanosensitive ion channel family protein produces the protein MNALIQEVKSSLLQLLGNTIEAIPAFAAAIIILFLTRYAANVTRRMTHVATKRVVKSQSLRSLLVQITHVATWVAGVLLACVIAFPDLRLGDIIGLLGLGSVAFGFAFQDIFKNFLAGVLLLLNEPFRLGDQIIVNGSEGTVEDITIRSTQIRTYQGERVLIPNAIVFTSSVQVLTAMPHRRTDLELGVDYNTDLASAIDLLLETVKQVKGVLPSPSPEVDAVAFGDSAIELVVRYWSAPQKIQVRQTRTRVIIALKQACDQAGINIPYPIRMLYYYNQEQFNDHYPVEDRADSHID
- a CDS encoding helix-turn-helix domain-containing protein; translated protein: MAGVYKLEIEESEEDFKQLLRGQKTASAKERIQLLYLLKTKQAETVQAAALLLGRHRGTLQEWLRSYREGGIDGLLKRKARSGRPRAIPDWAEDSLLKRLQQRQGFDGYKAICDWLENALGLAAKYKTVHKLVHYRLQASPKVPRPVSGKQSLQQKEAYKKT